ATCCAGGAACTCTACCATTAGAGCTACAGACCCAATAAAAGCATGATTGCTCTGAGTGTTTTTTTGCCTTTTGGAGGAGGCGTTTGTGTTGATATTACAAATGTAATACAAATACTACTTGATGTCAAGAGCATACTACAAATTTTTGGGAAAGTCAGAGAACTGCACTATGAATTACTTCATATTCATCTTGTTTTTTGCGAGATACTCCATCTCATTTACTCCTTCAAAGAAGCAAGCTACAGCGTAGCCAGGTGGGGAAGTTGAAGAGGTTAAAATGTCTTTTATTTAACAATTAGCCAATCAACCACATAAGTAAGTCAGCACTTTACACAAATTAATAAATCAGAGAGATGGATTTGGATTACCCATTAAGGGTGACAATAAAAATCAGACAACATAAAACCAGACTTAACTGCTCTTATGTCTTATTAATCATAGTGTAGAAATTATGCCTCTCTCACTCGTCCACGTTTCTCAATATCGCCAGGCCATCTCGGAACTATCCCCGGCTCAAGCTGAAATGAAGTTGATTACTTTGTGGTTGGATGGTAAGGCGGAGTCGTCGGTGCGTGCCTATCAGCGTTACGTTAAGCATTTCTTGCGGTTTTTGAGGAAACCTTTGCGCCACATTACTTATGAGGATTTGGTGGAGTACAGCACCCAGTTTTCCACACAATCTGCCAGCACTAGGCGCATTTATCTGGCAGCGGTGAAAAGTTTGATTAGTTTTGCTCACAAAATTGGTTATTTGCCCTTCAATGTGGGGATGGCTTTGAAATTGGGAGAAATACCCGATGCGATTAATGAACGCTATTTGGATGAGGCTGATATTAAGTTGATGGTACGGGCGGCAGCAGCGATGGTGGGTGATGCTAAATCTGCTAAACGGCAAGCAATCGCTCAACGCAATCTGTTAATTGTAAAATTGTTGTATCAGGCAGGCTTGCGCTCTCATGAGCTTTGCCAATTAACTTGGGCCGAACTTCATACTAGAGGTGATAGTGGGCAAGTATATGTGCGACAGGGTAAAGGTAATAAGTCGCGCACTATTTTACTTAAATCAAAGTTGTGGACAGAACTGATGGAATTTAAAGGGGATGCTGTGGCTACAGATGCTGTGTTTTCTAGTCAGAAGGGGGGACATCTAGAACGCCAGAATCTCCATCCCATTATTAAGGTGGTGGCAGCCGCAGCAGGTTTGAGTGATAAAGTTAGTTGTCACTGGTTGCGCCATGCTCATGGTTCACACGCAGCCGAACGGGGGGTAAACCCGGTGCTGATTAAGGATACTTTAGGTCATAGCAATTTAGCTATCACTGACAGGTATCTTAAGGCTAGACCAAATGATAGTAGTGCTTTGAAATTAATGGATATTTAATAGGCAAGAAGATGGGCGATCTCCCACTAAATCCGCAACAATCCGCCTATATTCGTATCTTCTTAGATATTAAAATTTAAACCAACAACATTGGTACGAAAGAATAAAGATTTCAGTTATGTAATCTCATACTACAAACAAAAGTTTTGTAATATTTATGCTTAGTGACAGTTTTTACTAGATTAATTATGGTGTGTTAATGGTGTAATTGACGCACCATTTTTTTATTTTTATTGTATACTAATTATTAACGAGACCTAGCCAAAGGTCTCCACAAAACAAAGGAAAACAGACAAGGACATAAATCATGGTTATTAAATTCCCTGATTCCGATTATTTAGATACTGGGCAGAGTTTCGCCTCAGCCAGATTGTCCAGTGAACAAGCTTCCAACGCCCCTAACATAAAGCGTATGTCTATCAGCTTGTCTGCTGACGTTGCTGCTATGTTGACATTCCTTGCAGAATCCCAAGGTATTTCTCAAAATGAAGCTCTCCGTAAAGCAATTGCAACGGAGGCATATTTACTACAGGAAAGACAGCAAGGAACAAAAGTGTTACTTCAAAGACCTGACAAAGAAATTCGGGAGGTGCTTTTTAGATAACTCAGGCGTTGGAAGACTTAAAATACCTGAGACTTTCTAAATGACTAAATTAAAGAAAAATTCTAATGGTTCCCCTGAGCCAAATATCTCTTCTCACATCGAAATCCAACAAGAGACATTGACTGCTATTGGCACAATGCCTGTTGTAAATTTTGATAAAGAACTGGATGTTTCTGATCAAATAACATCTATCCCTCTCAATTCAAGAACTGCTAAAGAACTTAATGAAGAAACGGCTAAGTTGATTGAGCAAAGGAGGGAGACGACACGCGGAAACCTAGCAATGTTTTTAGCAAAGACATTCGCTTGTTCTTTAGGCGCAAGTTATTTATTAATAGCATTGACAGTTTTTAACCCTAACGCTGACAAAGCTGCTATCAAAGACCTTGTTTCGCAAACAATGACTTACCAAGTACCTTTACTCAGTTTTGCTTTAGGGTTTTACTTCGGAAGTAATAAGGAAAAAGAATAATAGAGTTCCAGAGTATTAGATTTATATCTAAGCCTCTGGGCTTTTTTAAAATAAACTTACGAAAAATCGAATGAAAGTAAGGGTTTTTTTGCGGAGAAGATAGATCCGTTTTCAAACACTGTTCCTGCCAATATGGCTTGACACTCCCTGGTCTGAAGACACGGGGATTCTTGGTTCAACGAGACCACTTAAACCAGACTCCTTGCGTTATCTAGCTCAGAGGTGGGATTCTCCCCAAGCGTTAACTTTCGGTCTGCCCGACCGTAGTTGCATTGCTGCAAGTCCTGTTTGGTATGAAACTTTCATGTTTCAAAATTCTGATTCGTCTAGCCCCTATAAATCTTTTACCTACTGCTAGGAGGAAACTAGAACAATGCAGGTAGAACCGCATAGATTTAATTGTCAAGGTACAGATTACCGTTAGGCAGTTAGGTTTTTAGACAGGTTGATTACCTTTCCTGTTGCAAATAGTTAATATAAGTCGCTGCGGGATAAATCCCCCCTATGGCTTACCCTTCTGGAACGCTTCGCGTACATTCCCGGCTTCAAAGACATTAACGCCTAAAAATTTTAGGATTTTTAGGTTTCAATTCCGGGGTTTTCAGCCTATTTTCTGATAAATATTGACCTGAGCGACTGTCTATGACTGGAAAATCCCCTTGTTGATGCGAAATAAGGGAGATGTGGCTACGTCAATAGCAGTTTCAGAGGTTTACAATAAAAAGACTGCATTTACCAAGGAATTTTGTGTATGGATTTAAAAATAGAACTGCTGAATTTAATCAATCAGTCTTTGTTACGGGAGTCTCACCACTCCAAAAAAAAGGCTGGGTAGTCCGCTAGTTGCTTAGTTTAGGTAACAGGACAACTCAAAAGTCTAGAACGAAAAGTCTAGAACTAGAAAGAATGAGAAGACCAAAACAGCGAAACGATTTCCAGTCGTTTCAGCAACCGGCGAGCTATCCAAGCTCAACGAAAAAATATGAATATTTTGATCTCATTCTAGACCATGAGTTACCCGTTTACCAACAATTAGGCATAAAACCAAGATAGTAAAAATCTGCGAATGGCTCTAAACCCCTTATATGAAAGACTTCTGGGAATTTCTGATTACAGCAGAATTCATGTATTTGTACTACACTCTTGTTTCTCTATTTCCTTCTGGCCTTGCGCCTCTATCTGAGAAAAAATGTAGTTCATTTACCTGAAAATAACTGAAAATTGCTAACAGCAACAAAAATCAGGCTTATTCAAAGCTTTTAAGCCCAATAGCAGCTTTTTACAACCACAGAGGTTAAATGCCAACTAGCGGCTACCCGATGAAAAACATAAAACATCGAGGAAAGCCAATCATGTATCTACCACAAAACTCAGAAAATCCAGACAACTTCGCTAAAACAAATCGCCGGAAAAAATCCCCACCCAAAATAGAACCCCAGCTACCAGCCTCCGAGTTGGGAAAACGCTACGTAAAATATTTTTCCCATCCTTGGAGTGCCATAGTTGCCCCAGCCCTAATCCCATTTGCAGCTAATAACTTTCACAGCAAACCAGCCTGGACAACAATAGACTATTACCTCCAGCCATCAGAACTGTGGGCATACCATCAAAACAACGACCTGCTAGTAGGCATTCGCTTTGGTTCATATACCCGTTACGCCACAATAGACATAGATACAGGCAGTAATTACCATAACCTAGAAGCTTATCAAACCATCAAATTCGCCCTAGAAGACATAGGCATACTCAACCTAGTACCCATCCAATCAAGTTATAGTGGTGGTTATCACATCATCATCCCCTTCACAGCCCCAATCCCCACATTCAACCTAGCCTGCGCCCTAGAACAAACAATCAAAGATACAGGCGGCAAGATCAGTGCCGGACAAATAGAAATATTCCCCAACCCCAAACCCTGGGGAAAAGACAGCATCACCAACTACAAAGCCATTCGTTGCCCCATGCAGCCTGGAAGCGGCGCACTCCTTCTAGACGACGACCTGCAACCAATCAGCGACTCAGTAGCCACCTTCCTCGACCATTGTGATCATGCAGCCCGTCGTCAAGACCTCAGTAAACTCAGATATGCCTGCAAAAAAGCCAGAAAGCGGCATACAAGAGAACAATATCGGCAAAAAGCCAGCATCAAAATCGAAGAATGGCAAGCCAACTGGGAAGAAATCATCGCCACAGGGTGGACAGGATATGGACAAACAAACACCCTCCTGCAAATCATCGTCGGCTACGGCATCGTCTTCTTAGACCTACAAGCCGAAAACCTAGTTAAATACGCCATTGAAACCGCTAGAAATGCCCCAGGCTACACACAGTATTGTCGTCATCAACACCGCATCGAAACCAGAGTCAGAGACTGGGTAAAATGCACAGAAAGACACCAATGGTATACCCCCTACGCCAGCTATCCCAAGCGCCCATTAGGAACATACTTGAATACATTTGCCCTAGCCATAGCAGATATAAGAGAAATAACCAAATATCAAAACCAAAACAACGTCATCCCCTTTGAAAAACCCAAAAGTAAAAACCAGCAACGCAGCGAACAAACGCAAAAACGCATTAAAGTTATAGTGCAAAAATTAGAAACACAACCAAGAATACAGCAGTACAGAAGTACAGAAGGTCAAAATACCTTGCCAGTACAAACAGAATTAAACACAGAACTAGGATTAAGTGAAGGAGTAACCGAAAGAAGTCAACAGATAAGTGCAGAATATAAACGTCAATATAACAAAACACTCAGTCAAAACACATTATACAAGCATAAGCATTTATGGCATCCCCAATGGTACATTCCAGATCCTTGGTTGAATAACAGCAACTTACAAAATACCAACACAGACAATAGCAATAAAACAAATAACGTCGAAACAAATAACAACCAACAAAATAGGATTCAAATAAACAGCATTAATCTAGCAGATACTATCTTGGATGGGAATATCAATTCAGGAAATAGCCAAGAGCCAAAAAATAGCTCAAACCCTTACCCAGACTGTGATTACACTCACTTTTACCCATCCCAATCAACGTGGAAAAAACAAGAACCTCAAAACCCTTACCCAGACTGTGATTACACTCACTTCTCCTATATGAAGGTATTATGTTTACCTTTTGCTACCAGTCCCGCAGGGGCTGAGGTAGCCGGAGAGATTATTGAACAACAGGAAAAAAACGAAAACTCCGAAGTTCAGGATTGTGATCTCGAAGTTCAAGTTTGTCAGCAGCAATCAAATCAACAGGAATTAAACCAATCAGAAGTAATTAAGTCTCTAGAAACTATTGAATTCATAAATTCTCTTAATAGTCCTGAAACTGATTTAACTCAATTCCACAATCAATTAGAATCAACAGTTAAACCGATTGTTTTGCAGTTAAATCAAGTTCTTATTCATCAGGATTTCTTATCTTCTTCAATTTGCAGCGACTCGCCAAAAAGCGATAAAGAAAACTTATCAATGGCGGAGACTGACGGACTGGGTTTAGTTGAATTGGGTGTAGTTGTTTCGAGAGCAGAAGAGACAGCAGAACATTCACTCCACACGCCAAAGAATGGGCAGGAAATTGCTTTGACTGGTGATTTGATAGAATCCCCTGTTTTACCAGAAACATCAACCCTAAATGGCAATAACGGGGGGCAAATAGATTCTGTTGAGGATGGCACACCAGCTATGGTAACACCAGAACCAGCACAGGAAGTTGTTAACAACGGGTTGCAGAGCGCATTTGTTGGGGGTGAGACACTGCTAGATCCAGTTTCAGGAGAATCACTGCTTCAAGGTGGCAATAATGGGTGGCAAAGTGGCTCTGTTGATAATCTGATACCGGATACTGAAATACCAGAACCTGCACTCCGAAGTGTTAATTATGGGCAGGAAAATACCTCTGCTGATGATTCTACTGTTGATGAGAACTTAAGAATCGAGGAACTCAAGCGGGTAACAAAACTGAAATTAATGGCAGTAAGTCATGCCAGAAAAAAGGTGCGGGAATACTGCCTAATTTCAGGGCGACTCATTGGTGGTCAAGAGCGCCAACACCTGGAGAAGACGTTCAAGATGCAATTTTACCTGGATTCGGGTCACGAATTGCTAGTAGCAGAAGCTACTGCATGGGCAGAGGATAATCCTGGGTGTTTGCCGTTTAAGTATTGAGCGAAGATTCTGCATAGGCTTTGAGTATAAGAAGTGTGTAAACTGGTTAATGATGCGTTTAGTGCCTCTGTAGCCGATTCAATACCTATTACGAAGAACCAATTAATTGACCAATTTCATCTAACTTCTGTGCTAATATTTCTTGTAAAGATTGCAGTTGTTCACGACTAGCATTAGCTAAAGTCGTCTCAGATAACCCACTACTAATTTTTTGAAGAACTGCTTTGATTTCTTTCGATTCTGATGGCTCTGGTGTTAAATATCTAGCCTTAATGCCTTTGATTAAATCCCGTGTCTCAGGGACAGTTAAATTTTCCTTCAATACCTGTTCTGTCGCTTTGATTCGTTCTCTAGCTGCTTCTTGTTCTGAAATTTTCAAAGTTTTTGCTGACAATGTTGCTAATGCTAAAGCGTGTGCGCCTTTGAGTCCTTTTTCACGAATGGCTTTTTTTAAATCTTCTGGCAAAGATAACATTGGTAAGAGATTGGATTTAACAGAAGCCGGATTTAAGCCAAACTCCAAAAACACTAAAAATAAAGCTTGCTCTTCATTAATAATTTCCAGTGCTTCTAAACCCTGTTGTTGCTCTTCACTATTAGCAACTAATAATTTTGTCAATTCCTTAATTTGATTATTACGTTCAATTCGCTTGAGTACAGTTGCTAGACTTGTCGTAACTTCATCCAATTCTAATCCAGTGGATTTAGTAATCTCCTTAAATATGGCTTCTGCCTTATCTAGTGGATTTAAATCTTCAAACCCCAGAAAAGTCAATAACGATGATTGGTCTAAATCATCTGGTGGTGGGACGATTAATGCCCGAATAGTCTCCCACCCTAAGACCTGCGCTCCTGACCAACGTAACTGCCCGTCCAAGAGTAGATAACGACTGTGATTGTGCGGAACTAAAATTACTGGTGTAATCTGCCCATGTTTTTTTAGTAATCTGGCTTTGGCCTGAATGGATTCTTGGGTAATTGTTTGTCTTGGTTGGTTAGGGTTAGGATCTATTAAACCTATATCAATGGCAATCTCACCTGTTTGCGTTTGCAATTGTTCGCGCAGTTTAGCTATTTCCGTCTCTAATTCTGGTGATTGCAATGCTCGTAGTTTTTCTACTTCAGCTTGCAAATCCGTAATTTTCTGTTCTTGATCTGTTTTCTGGACTGCGCCTTTAAATTTATCACCTATTTGCGGTAATCCTTTTGCCATCTAAACCTCCTGATAGAATAACTCGGTAAGCGTAAAACTCAGTCCTTCGACAAGCTCAGGAACCATCCCTTTAGGGCTGAGATATAAGTGACACTATGGCTTACGCCACGCTATCGGCAAGTCTGACAGTGAGCTTGTCGAAGGGTCGAACTGCTCAGTGACGGTACTTCTGCTACATCTGTAGCCTTAGCGGTGAGAGTGTCAATATTTTTCCTGAATTAAGGCAATGACATCATCAACAACTAATTTAAAATCTTTACAAGCTGGATGCTTAGGACGATACTTGTGCAATGGTAAACCATAGGCACTAGCATTTTTAAATTCGTTAGAACTCCGAATTTTGGGATATAACTTGATTCCTAATCTCTCCGCAATTGCCGGTAACTGTGCTAGATATTGTCTGTGCATAGCTACTACGCCGTTATACATACTGGGAACAAACCCTAAAATTGGTGGTCGGGGTTCAAGTTGTAACTCGTCACTGGTGGAAATACACCATTCTACTAACTCTGCTGAACCAGAAATAGCTTTCATCTCTAATTGGACTGGAACTAATACATGAGTAGCCGCAGCTAAAGCATTGACATTTAGCATCCCCAATGTTGCTGGACAGTCCAAGATAATTAAGTTATGAGGTAATGGATATTTATTGAGTTTGTCCGCTAAACTGTATTCTCCCCGTTTTCTGATGACCAGTTCATTAGCCATTTCTGCTAATAAGGGATGTCCTTGGCACACTTCAACTTTAGAATCCCAAACTGGTGCTAATGACCAATCACCTTTAAAATCTTTAGAAAATAATTCTACTGTTGTTAAATTTGCTTCGGCTGGCGATAAACCACAAAATACATCTAATGAACGTTGGGGGTCTAAATCTAGCATAGCTACTCGATAACCCCGCTTACTGACTTCATAGGCAAGATGTGTACTAATCGTAGACTTACCTACTCCACCAGCGTTAGCCAGAAGTGCAATAACTATCTGTTTCATAAAATTTTATTCGTGCTTGCTTTTAATATATCAATTTTTTGTCGTATTTTAAAATTCGACAACTGTAAGAAGATAGAGAATTTTCATAAATGTCGTATTTTGAAATACGACATTGGGCATAATTTTCAAGACTACATTCAGGTTACTCAAATAATTCTCGATGCTGATAAGCAAACGGTGAAATATCCTGACTCGATACAGGTTGAGCATAAATAGCCTGATTGCGAATAGCTTGCATTTGTTCTGATTCTCGCTCCATTGCCGGAGTAAATTGCGATCGCTGTCTCAACAAATCCTCAAACTCAATCTTTCCTGCTCTACCTTGAGCAAAAGCGTTCTCAGCACAACGACGCACAGCATTACCAATTTCGGCTGGAGTGCAAATCCTATACTCAGCCAACAGCCTCCGCCATTGCTCATCACTCCAAGGTGAATCATTACCTAGAAAAAGTGAAAAATACTTAGCTAAATGCAAATTGAAAACTTCGTATCTTGCCCCCTCATGGGGTAAATCTACAAAAAAGATATCATCAAAACGACGCACTAATTCCGTCGGTAGCATTTCTAGACGGTTGATAGTGGCAATTGTATAAACAGGTTCTTGGTGTTCCTGCATCCAAGTTAATAATCCCGCAGACAACCGCCGGGCTACACCTCCATCTGCATTCGAGTCCCAGCCAGCAAAACCTTTATCAAAATCATCCCAATAGAGAACGCAGGGAGCAAGGGATGTTACCAAAGCAATAAATTCCTTTAAGGCTCTGTCAGGATGAGGGCTGCCCAATAGTACACCCCAATTAGCGGCTAACAGTGGCAAGCCCATTTTCTTGGCTGCTAACTTGGCAGATAAACTTTTACCTGTTCCTGGTGGTCCCCATAACAACATTCCCGTGGGAAACTGCAAATTATATGTTTGTGCTTCTGGTTGTAGCAAACAGGTAATAGTCTCCAACCTTGTTGCCAATAAATCTAACCCCGCAGATGACGGGATATCCGGTTGAGCAATGTACTCTAAACCCCGTCCCTTTAATTTGTTAACTTTATGATCAAGAACTAATTGGGCAATATCCTCAAGTTGATCTGCAAAACCTAAACATTGCTGTAGGAGCAAATTTATCTCGCCTCTGGGTAAACCTTGACAGGCACGAATTAGCAATTGCAATGCTTGGTTTGTTGAAGCTGTGTTTGAGTAAGAGTAGCCATTGCCTAAAGCCGAGGGCGAACAACAATCAAAAAACTGCTGTACAATCAGTTCTACCTGCTGTTGGTTTGGCAATGGATTAGACAGTACAGGAATAAAGGGCTGTAATTCTAGAGGTAGTTGAACGTAAGTTTCTAGTAACACCCAATAATTATCTTGCTGACTCCACAAAGCTTGATGATAAGCATTCAGTAATTGATAGCTAAGTTTTTGACTAATTTGGCTACCATTATCTTCCTGTAACACTCCCTCTAACAAATAAATACCTGGTTGATAGTCTGACAAAAGATACTGAAGAATATCCTTCTTGTTACCCCTATCAGTTGACTGTAAGATGTACTGACCTTGATGCTGAATTAATTGTTGTAGTTCGCAATAACCGGGATTCCAGAGAAAGATTGACAAAGATTGCTCCTCACCCCAATGGTAAAACTGCTCTAAAATCTGCATTCTGTCAGGTGTCTGATATTCCACAGCCACAATTGCCGTATTTTGGTTAGCTAAAGCAGGCCAGTCTGTCAATTTCATAAATTTGATGTGAATGACTTACTTACCTCTTGTAGAGCAAAATCATTACCAATGCCTTAGCCTTATGGATAATTATTACTAACCAATGGGCTATGTTTATGCTTGTCATCTACATACACCAGAACATAGGCAGCATAGACGAAAACCATCGTATCAACTACCATCAAGGTCGTCTTTCTGATTTCCAAGACTGCACCCGACTTTCTGCTTCCATCGGTAATACCTCCGCCCGTTGACGAATACGAGCAAGCACTTCATCCCGTTGCCCATAACGTTTTTGCAACAAATCACGGACTTCTTGCTCCATCGAAATCCCCTTTTGTGCCGCCAAGCGTTTAATGCGCTCAAGCAACTCATCGGATATATTACGAATCGTAATTGTTGCCATACTGCCTCCTTTACTAGTGCTAGTCTACTACTGGATCATGTTGGCGTTTGATGATAGCTCTGTAAATCTCTGTCTAGTGACCAGATAAATACTTCACTCATGGGGAAACGTTTACACGATTTATTAAATTCTTCAATGATGCTGAGATCCCCGAAGCTTGTTCCTTCTTGCTTATCAGGAGCTTTGTTTTTACCAGCCAACTCCGGGAACTGGTCAATCCATAACATTATCTCTGTTGTGTTTGGGAATGTAGTAGTTCGCCAGGGAGCTTCACCTGTGAATGCTTCTTTAACTGCTTTAACAAAACGTAAGGCTGTTTTCCTTCGCATTGTGCCGTCGCCGTTTTGGGCAATATGGTTGCCTGTTTCGAGTATCGTCGCCATAGGCAACAAAAAAGTACAGCCAGATTGAGCATAGGTCTGAAAATCTTCGAGAACTGATGCTCTATGTTGATTATAGTTGGGAACGTTAAGTATTTCCAAGAATATGCTGGTATCAATCAGACAAATACTACTCATTGCTGTACTCCTGCAAACGAGACAGCCATGCCAGAGCTTGCTGTTTTCTGTCTTCAGGTGTGTGCGGTGACTTAACAAACCTATCCACTACCCCAGCAGTTACCAGTTGTCCTAGTGGTCCTTGCGATATGAGACTGGGGAAATCATACATATCCCCAAGCCTGATCAGGCGACTATTTCCTTGATTCCCTTCCTCTGGATCTCGGAAACAAAAGACTACATCACCCAGGGCAGCATCGGGTAAAGCATCCATTAGGGCTGGGTTGTGTGTGGAAAGCAGCACTCGTAATTTACGCCGCTCGGCAATATCTCGGATGCTAGACAGTAGATGCTTGGCGCGGTTGGGATGAACACCGTTGTCAATTTCTTCGATAACTACCAAACTTCCTTCAGTTGCCGATAGCATAGCTGCTGTGATCGCTAACACCCGCAAAGTGCCATCTGATAACAATGCGGCTTCACAATAGCGACGAGTATTACCAAAAGTTTCCGCTAGTCGCACCATGACTTCATCCCGTGGACCAACAAGGAAATCTAGCCCATCTATAGCCTGTTCTGGTAAACTCTGGATAAAGTTGAGAATTGCCTGTTGATTTTCGGGTTGGTTCTCCCACAAGCGATAGAGAACGCTGGACAGATTAGTACCATCTTCTTGTAATCGCTTATCAGATTTGAAACTGTACTCGCGCATTTTGGCGGGAACGGGATCTAGAAACAGGATATTCTGTAAGACTCGTTGATATTCGCGGACTGTCTCTGGAATTATCTTTTGGGAATTGTCATATTTGGCATCAAAACGGGCAGGGCTGTCTAATTGCACAAAGATAGCCATTTGATCACTACACGTTATTCGTGGCTTGTTTTTTCCTTTGGTAAAATTGTTATACGCGACACTAACATCAGTATTTATCCCTTCAGAAG
This region of Dolichospermum flos-aquae CCAP 1403/13F genomic DNA includes:
- a CDS encoding ParB/RepB/Spo0J family partition protein, translated to MAKGLPQIGDKFKGAVQKTDQEQKITDLQAEVEKLRALQSPELETEIAKLREQLQTQTGEIAIDIGLIDPNPNQPRQTITQESIQAKARLLKKHGQITPVILVPHNHSRYLLLDGQLRWSGAQVLGWETIRALIVPPPDDLDQSSLLTFLGFEDLNPLDKAEAIFKEITKSTGLELDEVTTSLATVLKRIERNNQIKELTKLLVANSEEQQQGLEALEIINEEQALFLVFLEFGLNPASVKSNLLPMLSLPEDLKKAIREKGLKGAHALALATLSAKTLKISEQEAARERIKATEQVLKENLTVPETRDLIKGIKARYLTPEPSESKEIKAVLQKISSGLSETTLANASREQLQSLQEILAQKLDEIGQLIGSS
- a CDS encoding ATP-binding protein is translated as MKLTDWPALANQNTAIVAVEYQTPDRMQILEQFYHWGEEQSLSIFLWNPGYCELQQLIQHQGQYILQSTDRGNKKDILQYLLSDYQPGIYLLEGVLQEDNGSQISQKLSYQLLNAYHQALWSQQDNYWVLLETYVQLPLELQPFIPVLSNPLPNQQQVELIVQQFFDCCSPSALGNGYSYSNTASTNQALQLLIRACQGLPRGEINLLLQQCLGFADQLEDIAQLVLDHKVNKLKGRGLEYIAQPDIPSSAGLDLLATRLETITCLLQPEAQTYNLQFPTGMLLWGPPGTGKSLSAKLAAKKMGLPLLAANWGVLLGSPHPDRALKEFIALVTSLAPCVLYWDDFDKGFAGWDSNADGGVARRLSAGLLTWMQEHQEPVYTIATINRLEMLPTELVRRFDDIFFVDLPHEGARYEVFNLHLAKYFSLFLGNDSPWSDEQWRRLLAEYRICTPAEIGNAVRRCAENAFAQGRAGKIEFEDLLRQRSQFTPAMERESEQMQAIRNQAIYAQPVSSQDISPFAYQHRELFE
- a CDS encoding FitA-like ribbon-helix-helix domain-containing protein — protein: MATITIRNISDELLERIKRLAAQKGISMEQEVRDLLQKRYGQRDEVLARIRQRAEVLPMEAESRVQSWKSERRP
- a CDS encoding ribbon-helix-helix protein, CopG family, with the translated sequence MVIKFPDSDYLDTGQSFASARLSSEQASNAPNIKRMSISLSADVAAMLTFLAESQGISQNEALRKAIATEAYLLQERQQGTKVLLQRPDKEIREVLFR
- a CDS encoding tyrosine-type recombinase/integrase, whose amino-acid sequence is MPLSLVHVSQYRQAISELSPAQAEMKLITLWLDGKAESSVRAYQRYVKHFLRFLRKPLRHITYEDLVEYSTQFSTQSASTRRIYLAAVKSLISFAHKIGYLPFNVGMALKLGEIPDAINERYLDEADIKLMVRAAAAMVGDAKSAKRQAIAQRNLLIVKLLYQAGLRSHELCQLTWAELHTRGDSGQVYVRQGKGNKSRTILLKSKLWTELMEFKGDAVATDAVFSSQKGGHLERQNLHPIIKVVAAAAGLSDKVSCHWLRHAHGSHAAERGVNPVLIKDTLGHSNLAITDRYLKARPNDSSALKLMDI
- a CDS encoding AAA family ATPase, which gives rise to MLTEFTLANFKSYSTSETLNSSAVPLSHLSKSRLPLGSLTVLIGANAAGKSNALEGLRFLSWLAQGQKLSSIQYAVNSAERVVRGRVNDLCHRGESNFTIGCRLDSTEWNELNITLNVRDGELHISSERIADSINSVPLYELNQPSEGINTDVSVAYNNFTKGKNKPRITCSDQMAIFVQLDSPARFDAKYDNSQKIIPETVREYQRVLQNILFLDPVPAKMREYSFKSDKRLQEDGTNLSSVLYRLWENQPENQQAILNFIQSLPEQAIDGLDFLVGPRDEVMVRLAETFGNTRRYCEAALLSDGTLRVLAITAAMLSATEGSLVVIEEIDNGVHPNRAKHLLSSIRDIAERRKLRVLLSTHNPALMDALPDAALGDVVFCFRDPEEGNQGNSRLIRLGDMYDFPSLISQGPLGQLVTAGVVDRFVKSPHTPEDRKQQALAWLSRLQEYSNE
- a CDS encoding ParA family protein, translated to MKQIVIALLANAGGVGKSTISTHLAYEVSKRGYRVAMLDLDPQRSLDVFCGLSPAEANLTTVELFSKDFKGDWSLAPVWDSKVEVCQGHPLLAEMANELVIRKRGEYSLADKLNKYPLPHNLIILDCPATLGMLNVNALAAATHVLVPVQLEMKAISGSAELVEWCISTSDELQLEPRPPILGFVPSMYNGVVAMHRQYLAQLPAIAERLGIKLYPKIRSSNEFKNASAYGLPLHKYRPKHPACKDFKLVVDDVIALIQEKY